CGCGGCGAGCTCGGTCGACCTGCCAATCCTTCATGCCGAGCCGCTGCGCGAGCATCGACGACGACTCGCGGCTGCCGGCGACGCGCGCCATGGTGCGAAGCTTCATGGCCACCGCCGCGACGAGGGGCACGGGGTCGGCCCCGGATGCCAGCGCGTGGCGCAGCGCGAGCAGTGCGGGGCCGTACTGGCCCGCGATGGCCGTGTCGGCCACGGTGAACGCCGAGGTCTCGACGCGACCGCCGTAGTAGCGCTCGACGGTGCGTTCGTCGATGTCGCCGGGGACGTCGGCGATGAGCTGCTGGCACGCGGCGGCGAGCTCGGTGAGGTCGTCGGCGAAGGCGGAGACGAGAGAGCGCAGGGCCACCGGCGCGATGCGCTTCTGAGCGGCCTTGAACTCGCCGACGGCGAAGTCGAAGCGGTCGGAGTCGCGCTTGACGGCGGGGCACGCGATCTCGATGCCGCCGCCCTGGCCGGATCGAATTCCGTCGAGCAGCTTCTTGCCCCGGACGCTCGCGCCCGTATGGCGCAGCACCACGGTCGCGCCGTCCTGCGTCTGCGACAGGTACGACACGGCCTCGTTGAGGAAGGTGTCGCTGCACTTCTCGACGCCGCTGACACGAACCAGGCGCGGCTCGCCGAAGAGCGACGGCGAAGTGACCGCCAGCAGCGTTCCGGCCGCGTAGTCGTCCGCACGGATGTCGGTGACTTCGAGGCTCGGGTCTTCGCTCTTGAGCATGGCGCGGATGCCGGCGGTCGCACGCTCGGCGCAGACTTCTTCGGGACCGGAGATGAGCACGATCGGCGCCGGCTGGGGGCTGCGCCACGACACCTGCGGGATGGCCGACTTCGCCTTCGCGGGGGCTGCGCGTCGAGGGGCCGGGGTCACTCCCCCAGCCTACCGACCGGTTCCGACATCGACCGGGGCGGCGGACGCAGCCGCTCCGACATGCTCCCGCCAGAGGGTCAGCCGACCCTCGCCGTCGAGCCAGACGGCCAGGGCGCCGTCGCCGTCGGTGCGCCCGATGGCGGTGCCGATGGCCGTCAGCATCGCCAGCAACTTTCCGGTGGGGTGTCCGTAGCGGTTGTCGGCGCCCACGCCGATGAGACCGACGGCGGGGTGCAGCTCCCGGTACAGGTCGGCATCCTGATCGGCGCTGCCGTGGTGCGACACCTTCACCACCTGCACGCGCGGAACATCCACGCGTCGGCGCAGAGCGGCCTGCGCTTCCTGTCCGAGGTCGCCGAGCATCACGGTGCGAGGGAAGCCCGCGCCCACGACGTCGATCGCGACGCTCGCGTCGTTGCCGGGCTCGGCGCGCGGCGGCGGTCCCAGCGCCTGCCAGTGGGTCGTGCCGAGCGCACCACCCGTCCCGGTCGTGGCCTCTTCCAGATGCGCACCGCCCGCGTGCAGGCGGTCGAGCAGCCTCGCGTCGGCCGCGCCGTCGACGGGACCGTGCACCACGAGCGCGGTGCGCCCGATGACGGCGGGCGTTCCCCCGACGTGGTCGAGGTCGAAGTGGGTCAGCACGAGCAGATCGAGGCGGCCGACGCCGAAGCGGTCGAGGCAGCGCGTGAGCGCCTCGGGTTCGGGTCCGGTGTCGACCAGCGCCACCGCGCCCCCCGATCGCCAGAGGGTGGCGTCACCCTGGCCGACGTCGCACATCGCGATCTGCCACGCCGACGGAACGGTCAGCGGCCCCGCGACCGTCCGAACGGCCGTCTGCGCCAGGACGACGCCGAGGGCCACCGCGGTCGTGAGCGCGGCGACCAGGGTGGTGCGCGGCAGACGTCGCGGACGGATGACGGCGACCGCGATGGCACCGCCCAGAAGGGCCAGGAGCCCCGCCCCCGCCGGTCCATCCGGCCAGGGGAGGTTCTGTGCGCCGATACCGGCGGTCGTGTGCGCGACGGCCGCGATCCACGCGGCGGGTACCCACGCGAGGGCGGTGAGTCCGTCGCGCAGCCACGGGAACGGTGCGATGCACGCGAGCGCTCCGGCGATGGTCGCCGGCGCCGCCGCAGGGTCGGCCACCAGGTTGGCCGCGACGCCGAGCAGGGGCACGTGCGGGTCGATCAGCACGATGAGGGGTCCGCACACCACTTGGGCGGACGTGGGAACGGCGAGGGCGAGCGCGAGAGCGCGCGGCATCCATCGCTGCAGCCCGGCGGCGAGGGGGCGCGCCAGCACGAGCAGCGCGCCGGTGGCCGCCGCTGACAGCGCGAAGCCGAGCGATCGGCTCAACCACGGATCGAGCACGAGCAGCACGGTGACCGCCAGCGACAGCACCGCGACCCCGATGGCGGGCCTGCCGAGTGCGAGCGCCAGCATCGCCACGAGGGCCATCGCCGCAGCCCGGATGACGCTGGGCTCGGGGGTCACCAGGGCGACGAAGGCCGCGAGCACGATGATCGCTCCCCCGACGCGGACCGCCCGGCGTGCACCGCACAGCGCGAACAGCGCAAAGGCGGCACCGACGACGATCGCGCAGTTGGCACCGGAGACCGCGGTGAGATGCGACAGGGAGGACGCAGTCATCGCCGTCTCCGTCGCGGGGTCGAGGCTCGACGTGTCGCCGACGGCGAGCCCGGGGACCAGCCCGGCTCCCGGCTGCGGCAGGCCTCGCGTCGACGCCACGAGACCGTCGCGAACACTCTCCAACCACGCCCACACGCCGCCCGGCTCGGCGGCCGCGACCACCTCGTCGGCCCGCACCACGAGGGCCGCACGCTCGCCCGACGCCGCCGGAACGGCCCGCCCCGACAGCTGCACCGCGCTTCCCATCCCGGCGCGCGACAGCGCGGCTCTCCCCTCCGCGTCGACGAGCACCCGAGCCGGCACCGCCCCGGTGACCGTCGCATCGCCCGCCCGCACTGTCGAGGCCACCGCGTCGAACCACGCGCCCCCGTCGGCGGAGCCGTCGATGCGGCCGGTGACCGTCACGTCGAGTTCGAGGTGGCGACCCCCTTCCGCCTGCAACGCAGCGATCTGGCTTCGGACGGGGGCGAGGGATGCCACGGTCC
The DNA window shown above is from Microbacterium proteolyticum and carries:
- the holA gene encoding DNA polymerase III subunit delta; the protein is MTPAPRRAAPAKAKSAIPQVSWRSPQPAPIVLISGPEEVCAERATAGIRAMLKSEDPSLEVTDIRADDYAAGTLLAVTSPSLFGEPRLVRVSGVEKCSDTFLNEAVSYLSQTQDGATVVLRHTGASVRGKKLLDGIRSGQGGGIEIACPAVKRDSDRFDFAVGEFKAAQKRIAPVALRSLVSAFADDLTELAAACQQLIADVPGDIDERTVERYYGGRVETSAFTVADTAIAGQYGPALLALRHALASGADPVPLVAAVAMKLRTMARVAGSRESSSMLAQRLGMKDWQVDRARRDLVGWTGTTLGMAIHATARADAEVKGASRDAVFALERMITIIATRAPYGD
- a CDS encoding ComEC/Rec2 family competence protein, with translation MSTRRALRRRALRPVSVAATTWAAAGLATCVPDAILLAVLLGVLSCIATAVLVRWRRPVLAVVAVALACSAAAAGTVASLAPVRSQIAALQAEGGRHLELDVTVTGRIDGSADGGAWFDAVASTVRAGDATVTGAVPARVLVDAEGRAALSRAGMGSAVQLSGRAVPAASGERAALVVRADEVVAAAEPGGVWAWLESVRDGLVASTRGLPQPGAGLVPGLAVGDTSSLDPATETAMTASSLSHLTAVSGANCAIVVGAAFALFALCGARRAVRVGGAIIVLAAFVALVTPEPSVIRAAAMALVAMLALALGRPAIGVAVLSLAVTVLLVLDPWLSRSLGFALSAAATGALLVLARPLAAGLQRWMPRALALALAVPTSAQVVCGPLIVLIDPHVPLLGVAANLVADPAAAPATIAGALACIAPFPWLRDGLTALAWVPAAWIAAVAHTTAGIGAQNLPWPDGPAGAGLLALLGGAIAVAVIRPRRLPRTTLVAALTTAVALGVVLAQTAVRTVAGPLTVPSAWQIAMCDVGQGDATLWRSGGAVALVDTGPEPEALTRCLDRFGVGRLDLLVLTHFDLDHVGGTPAVIGRTALVVHGPVDGAADARLLDRLHAGGAHLEEATTGTGGALGTTHWQALGPPPRAEPGNDASVAIDVVGAGFPRTVMLGDLGQEAQAALRRRVDVPRVQVVKVSHHGSADQDADLYRELHPAVGLIGVGADNRYGHPTGKLLAMLTAIGTAIGRTDGDGALAVWLDGEGRLTLWREHVGAAASAAPVDVGTGR